From the Brachyhypopomus gauderio isolate BG-103 chromosome 5, BGAUD_0.2, whole genome shotgun sequence genome, one window contains:
- the ptprz1b gene encoding receptor-type tyrosine-protein phosphatase gamma isoform X3, whose product MFVRETCLLIAELLVFCTVGVRSGYQREQRRLAEDVDWSYTGALNQGHWVRKYPSCSGAKQSPIDIDEDFTQVQEQYQNLQLENWDQLTSDSTITNDGKSVVVGVGGQYYISGGGLHGRFRVAHISFHWGRCNNTSDGSEHSLSGNKFPLEMQIYSYDESGFDSIAEALQAGGRITALAVLFQASIDDNENYATIIEGVTSVSRFGKSNRVEPFSLLGLLPQSTAKYFIYNGSLSTPPCTETVEWIVFKNTVPISETQLEVFCDVMTVQQAGYVMLTDYLQNNYREQQQQFVGQVFSSYTGTEDVHTPMCSSEPENIQADPQNYTSIMVMWDRPRAVYDTSIERYTVTYQRLQGNDPPKQHYLTDGDQDVGALIHNLLSNSSYVVQVVALCTNGLTGRMSDQVIVDMPLEDPENDSDPVDDSTESEEYIEEIFPPPTLEVRTPKKPQHPPGQTFIHDSSSSKNSIHVTMVTELPGFLLTSVKVTPELMKQRPTEESSSSWSPDLSIVRSHTKRPISGLEEAKPTVQGVNVMTDIHYENVLNVSTREATPTSDSKIHKVQTVTSSQDMISITEQRRTSTPSGSSTSSTSSLSGAVRSTTDWMRRSSSTSSTPAPNTTLSTQQSSGNTQTTPPTSLETVHQTTQPLFNEASNSSPQSQVAMVGGVDREQRTVVPLAVVSTLTAVCLLVLVGILIYWRRCFQAAHFYVEDNVSPKVIRAPSTPLLTATEEHTSLPVKDFVKHVEDLHSKNTFSQEFEILKESYEEIQSCTVDVGITADCSNHPDNKCKNRYINILAYDHSRVKLSHSLEKDGQTGDYINANFVDGYKHPKAYIAAQGPVKASLEDFWRMVWEQNVGVIVMITNLVEKGRRKCDQYWPKENQEEYGSFLVTLRNTQTLAYFTRRTFGLRYINIKKGSQKSSSPERTVVQYHYTQWPDMGVPEDTLPVLSFIQRSSQAGSPDAGPVVVHCSAGVGRTGTYIVIDSMLKQIKAEGTVNIMGFLKHIRTQRNYLVQTEEQYVFIHDVIVEAIRSKETRVSSSHIHAYVSDLLTPGPTGKTRLEKQFKLISQNCAKQCDYVTALKEHNMPKNRSSALLPVERSRVHLSSAVGDSSDYINASYIMGYYQSCEFIITQSPLPNTVQDLWRMLWDHHTQIIVSLADTQTQEGDCVYWPSREQPISCESFTVTFRGEERVGPSDGSLVVHNFTLEALKDDYMLEVRWYQAPHWLNPDGPISKAFELVNIIREESTHREGSIVIHDRFGASSAGTLCSLITLVNELEEEDCVDVYHTARTINLMRPGVFSDIEQYRFLYEAVLSLVSNKEDEKILHSTENNGNISAGSAKTTESLESLM is encoded by the exons GAGCCCTAAATCAAGGCCACTGGGTGAGGAAATACCCATCCTGCAGTGGGGCCAAGCAATCCCCCATCGACATCGATGAGGACTTCACCCAGGTACAAGAACAGTACCAGAACCTGCAGCTGGAGAACTGGGACCAGCTCACGTCTGACTCCACCATCACTAATGATGGCAAATCAG TGGTAGTTGGGGTGGGAGGTCAGTACTACATCAGTGGTGGTGGTCTGCACGGACGCTTTAGAGTGGCCCACATCTCCTTTCACTGGGGGCGCTGCAACAATACAAGTGACGGCTCAGAGCACAGCCTCAGTGGAAACAAATTCCCCctggag ATGCAGATCTACAGCTatgatgagtctgggtttgacTCCATAGCTGAGGCCCTGCAGGCTGGTGGCCGGATCACTGCTCTGGCTGTTCTCTTCCAg GCCAGCATTGATGACAATGAGAACTACGCTACCATCATTGAAGGGGTCACCAGTGTCAGTCGCTTTG GTAAAAGCAACAGAGTGGAGCCCTTCTCTCTGCTGGGTCTGCTACCACAGTCCACAGCCAAGTATTTCATCTACAACGGCTCCCTTAGCACCCCTCCCTGCACAGAGACGGTGGAGTGGATCGTGTTCAAAAACACAGTGCCCATCTCTGAAACACAG ctggaggTGTTCTGTGATGTGATGACTGTCCAGCAGGCTGGTTATGTCATGCTGACTGACTACCTGCAGAACAACTACAGGGAGCAGCAACAGCAGTTTGTGGGTCAGGTCTTCTCCTCCTACACAGGCACAGAGGACGTGCACACTCCCA TGTGTAGCTCGGAGCCTGAAAATATCCAGGCCGACCCGCAGAACTACACCAGCATCATGGTGATGTGGGATAGACCACGTGCCGTCTACGACACCAGCATTGAGAGATACACCGTCACCTACCAACGACTGCAAGGCAACGATCCACCCAAACAGCACTACCTGACAGATGGAGACCAGGATGTG GGGGCCCTCATTCACAACCTGCTGTCCAACAGCAGCTACGTTGTCCAGGTGGTGGCGCTCTGCACCAATGGCCTGACTGGCCGAATGAGTGACCAGGTCATAGTGGACATGCCCCTGGAAGACCCTG AAAATGATTCTGATCCCGTAGATGATTCAACAGAATCTGAAGAATATATTGAG GAGATTTTCCCACCACCTACACTTGAGGTCAGGACACCAAAGAAACCTCAGCATCCTCCAGGCCAAACCTTCATCCATGACTCCTCTTCCTCAAAGAACTCCATACATGTCACCATGGTGACTGaactgccaggctttctgcttACATCTGTGAAGGTGACCCCAGAGCTCATGAAACAGAGACCCACAGAGGAGTCTTCCTCATCCTGGTCACCTGATCTAAGTATAGTGAGAAGCCACACCAAGCGACCAATCAGTGGCCTCGAGGAGGCCAAGCCCACTGTGCAGGGTGTCAATGTGATGACTGACATCCACTATGAAAACGTCCTCAACGTGAGCACTAGGGAAGCAACGCCCACCTCAGATAGCAAGATCCACAAGGTCCAGACTGTCACCAGTTCTCAAGACATGATCTCAATCACAGAGCAGAGAAGAACAAGCACTCCATCTGGaagctccacctcctccacctccagcctGTCCGGAGCTGTGCGGAGTACAACAGATTGGATGAGAAGATCGAGTAGCACCTCCTCCACTCCAGCTCCAAACACCACCCTCAGCACTCAACAGAGCAGCGGCAATACacagaccactccaccaacgtCACTGGAGACCGTACACCAAACCACGCAGCCACTGTTTAACG AGGCGAGTAACAGCAGTCCCCAGTCCCAGGTGGCCATGGTGGGAGGTGTGGACAGGGAGCAAAGGACAGTGGTACCACTGGCCGTGGTGTCCACCCTTACCGCAGTCTGTCTACTGGTACTGGTGGGAATCCTCATCTACTGGAG gaggtGTTTTCAGGCAGCACATTTTTATGTAGAGGACAATGTGTCTCCCAAAGTCATAAGAGCTCCATCAACGCCTCTGCTGActgctacag AGGAACACACATCCCTTCCAGTAAAAGACTTTGTGAAGCACGTTGAAGACCTTCACTCCAAAAACACATTCTCCCAGGAGTTTGAG ATCCTGAAAGAGTCCTACGAG GAGATCCAGTCCTGCACCGTGGACGTTGGCATTACAGCGGACTGCTCAAACCATCCggacaacaaatgcaaaaaccGCTATATCAACATCCTGGCCT ATGACCATAGTCGAGTTAAGCTTTCCCACAGTCTAGAGAAAGATGGACAGACTGGAGACTACATAAATGCCAATTTTGTGGAT GGCTACAAACACCCAAAGGCGTACATAGCAGCCCAGGGTCCAGTGAAGGCCAGCCTGGAGGACTTCTGGAGGATGGTGTGGGAGCAGAATGTTGGGGTCATCGTCATGATCACCAACCTGGTGGAGAAGGGCCGG AGGAAATGTGACCAGTATTGGCCTAAGGAGAACCAGGAGGAGTATGGAAGCTTCCTCGTCACGCTGAGAAATACACAAACCTTGGCCTACTTTACCAGGAGGACCTTCGGCTTGAGATACATCAACATCAAAAAG GGCTCTCAGAAGTCTAGCAGTCCAGAGAGGACAGTTGTTCAGTACCATTACACTCAGTGGCCAGACATGGGCGTCCCAGAGGACACCCTGCCTGTCCTGTCCTTCATCCAGAGGTCGTCCCAGGCTGGGAGTCCTGACGCAGGTCCTGTGGTGGTGCACTGCAG tgctGGCGTAGGAAGGACAGGAACCTATATTGTCATAGACAGCATGCTCAAACAGATCAAGGCTGAAGGTACAGTGAACATCATGGGCTTCCTCAAACACATCCGCACCCAGAGGAACTATCTGGTGCAGACAGAG GAACAATATGTTTTTATCCACGACGTCATAGTAGAGGCCATTCGGAGTAAAGAGACACGGGTGTCATCCAGCCACATTCATGCCTACGTCTCTGACCTTCTAACCCCTGGACCAACTGGCAAGACTCGTTTGGAGAAACAGTTCAAG CTGATCAGTCAGAACTGTGCGAAACAGTGTGACTATGTGACAGCCCTAAAGGAACACAACATGCCAAAGAACAGGAGTTCTGCCCTGCTGCCCG TGGAGAGATCCAGAGTGCACTTGTCCAGTGCAGTGGGAGACTCCTCAGACTACATCAATGCCTCATACATCATG GGCTACTATCAGAGCTGTGAGTTCATCATAACGCAGAGTCCTCTGCCCAACACTGTGCAAGACTTATGGAGGATGCTGTGGGACCATCACACTCAGATTATCGTCTCTCTAGCAGACACGCAGACCCAG GAAGGAGACTGTGTGTACTGGCCCAGCAGAGAGCAGCCAATCAGCTGTGAGAGTTTCACGGTGACATTCAGAGGGGAAGAAAGAGTGGGTCCATCTGATGGGTCTCTGGTGGTGCACAACTTCACTTTGGAGGCCCTAAAG GATGACTACATGTTGGAGGTACGCTGGTACCAGGCACCTCATTGGCTCAACCCAGATGGCCCCATCAGCAAAGCTTTCGAACTTGTCAACATCATCAGAGAAGAGAGCACCCACCGAGAGGGAAGCATCGTCATTCACGACAG GTTCGGAGCATCTAGCGCTGGGACCCTGTGCTCTCTAATCACTCTGGTTaacgagctggaggaggaggactgTGTAGATGTCTACCACACGGCGAGGACGATCAACCTGATGAGACCCGGAGTCTTCAGTGATATT GAGCAGTATCGGTTCCTTTACGAAGCTGTTCTGAGCTTGGTAAGCAACAAGGAGGATGAGAAGATCCTCCACTCCACCGAGAACAACGGCAACATCTCCGCAGGCTCAGCCAAAACCACAGAGAGCCTGGAGTCCCTTATGTGA